A single window of Hyla sarda isolate aHylSar1 chromosome 2, aHylSar1.hap1, whole genome shotgun sequence DNA harbors:
- the RPL10A gene encoding 60S ribosomal protein L10a has protein sequence MSSKVSRDTLYEGVREVLLGARRKKRKFLQTVELQISLKNYDPQKDKRFSGTVRLKSTPRPKFSVCVLGDQQHCDEAKAVDMPHMDIEALKKLNKNKKLVKKLAKKFDAFLASESLIKQIPRILGPGLNKAGKFPSLLTHNENLVAKVDEVKSTIKFQMKKVLCLAVAVGHVKMSEEELVYNIHLAINFLVSLLKKNWQNVRALYIKSSMGKPQRLY, from the exons TAGTAAAGTTTCTCGTGATACCCTATATGAAGGAGTGAGGGAAGTACTGCTTGGAGCAAGACGGAAGAAGAGAAA GTTTCTGCAAACTGTGGAGCTTCAGATCAGCCTCAAAAACTATGACCCTCAAAAGGACAAGCGTTTTTCTGGAACAGTCAG GCTTAAGTCTACACCAAGACCCAAATTTTCTGTTTGTGTTTTGGGAGATCAGCAGCACTGCGATGAAGCAAAAGCAGTTGACATGCCACACATGGACATAGAAGCTCTTAAAAAGTTAAACAAGAACAAAAAACTGGTGaaaaagctgg CTAAGAAATTTGATGCATTCTTAGCCTCTGAATCACTGATCAAGCAGATTCCTCGTATCTTGGGACCTGGCTTGAACAAGGCTGGAAAATTTCCTTCCTTGTTAACACACAATGAGAACTTGGTTGCAAAGGTTGACGAAGTAAAGTCCACCATTAAATTCCAGATGAAAAAG GTCCTGTGTCTGGCTGTTGCAGTTGGACATGTGAAGATGAGTGAGGAGGAGCTGGTCTACAACATCCACCTGGCAATTAACTTCTTGGTGTCACTGTTAAAAAAGAATTGGCAGAATGTGAGGGCTCTTTATATCAAAAGCTCCATGGGCAAACCACAGCGCCTGTACTAA